A genome region from Methanococcoides burtonii DSM 6242 includes the following:
- a CDS encoding methanogenesis marker 6 protein: MAEETEDNITKIVVISSESILPTDAVMKVYESEDSITIKETCFGTMVNGPREAVLKVVETLRSMDHNHIFVKERGFKPGAEVRCRAGRGGGPRPGFHFLREEVNMLPMIGRALDKYEAGEPLEMHEAPKKLDISKLKKIIDSEF, encoded by the coding sequence ATGGCTGAAGAAACTGAGGATAACATCACGAAGATAGTTGTCATAAGTTCGGAAAGCATCCTGCCCACGGACGCAGTTATGAAGGTTTACGAATCGGAAGATTCCATTACTATCAAGGAAACCTGTTTTGGTACGATGGTGAATGGTCCGAGGGAAGCTGTGCTCAAGGTTGTTGAAACCCTTCGTTCAATGGACCATAATCATATATTTGTAAAGGAAAGGGGCTTTAAGCCGGGTGCAGAGGTCCGATGCCGGGCGGGAAGAGGAGGCGGTCCAAGACCAGGTTTCCATTTCCTGAGAGAAGAGGTGAATATGCTTCCCATGATAGGCAGAGCACTGGACAAATATGAGGCTGGTGAACCTCTTGAAATGCATGAGGCTCCGAAAAAACTTGATATATCGAAATTGAAGAAGATAATTGATTCAGAATTCTGA
- a CDS encoding methyl-coenzyme M reductase-associated protein Mmp3, translating into MEAIGLSGEISVEVNDHRIAIPHNSTLGDAIQASETPYMEGSAIGILKKYEGGRSGAIIDYVVKTSKGEFKIELNGESVSAVIWAERFKDYESVSVRWDSRDAIAFGPFEADIIPGKGSVSLEKYDVVFGAGGLDPGNTHLIIALDDHSSEYGAPEDGSFGKIISGTNVLKELGSGDSILSIEPVLEWEESGDHICTSDLSTVLEDGCRIFTYVEVELNPETPEGAEHFFALIRDGTFDVDFVSSSFISDSSLHGEMCKYEGFDPRDRGSVWVRTVGYGSGKVFIARDDRPASIMHSVIGHLSHGLELVQMAEAGQKLMVKTDPEPIWLLGLSFKAAEEKLSALGIELVKKGYVEKDAVVVKQDPPHSIDVMRQRSVEVIGVPDSKLVSIELYDDLAPKTLDFFRHAIDLQFKPVGALPVMMTYENTYIFKAEKAAEKYKEIMPENVPEGKVNAGDIGVTNQAAKRHGMVGVKLDDDDMFGPTGEKFLSTNIIGHILEPEKLKGLKDGDVMYVIESKGSDN; encoded by the coding sequence ATGGAGGCGATAGGTCTGAGCGGCGAAATTAGTGTAGAGGTCAATGATCATCGCATAGCAATACCCCATAATTCTACATTGGGGGATGCTATACAAGCATCTGAAACTCCTTATATGGAAGGTTCTGCCATAGGTATCCTCAAGAAATATGAGGGCGGTAGAAGCGGTGCTATTATCGATTATGTCGTTAAGACCTCTAAAGGTGAATTTAAAATAGAACTCAATGGTGAGTCTGTATCCGCAGTGATATGGGCAGAGCGTTTTAAAGATTATGAAAGTGTCAGTGTACGCTGGGATTCCAGGGATGCAATAGCTTTTGGTCCGTTTGAAGCGGATATAATTCCTGGTAAAGGCTCAGTATCACTTGAGAAATATGACGTAGTTTTTGGTGCTGGTGGTCTAGATCCCGGCAATACTCATTTGATCATCGCATTGGATGATCACTCTTCAGAATACGGTGCTCCGGAAGACGGTTCCTTTGGAAAGATTATCAGTGGAACCAATGTCCTTAAAGAACTTGGAAGCGGGGATAGTATCCTTTCTATCGAACCTGTTCTGGAATGGGAAGAGTCTGGGGATCATATCTGTACTTCCGATCTCTCTACAGTACTTGAAGACGGATGCCGTATATTCACTTATGTTGAAGTGGAGCTTAATCCGGAAACCCCTGAAGGTGCAGAACACTTTTTTGCTTTGATCCGGGATGGGACTTTTGATGTGGACTTTGTTTCCAGCTCTTTTATTTCAGATAGTTCTTTGCACGGTGAGATGTGCAAGTATGAAGGTTTTGACCCGCGGGACAGAGGTTCGGTATGGGTAAGGACAGTAGGGTATGGTTCCGGCAAGGTCTTTATTGCCCGCGATGACCGTCCGGCAAGTATCATGCATTCCGTTATAGGACACTTGTCACATGGTCTCGAACTTGTACAGATGGCAGAAGCCGGTCAGAAATTGATGGTAAAGACCGATCCGGAACCGATCTGGTTATTGGGTCTGTCCTTCAAGGCCGCAGAAGAAAAGCTTTCAGCACTTGGTATCGAGCTTGTTAAGAAAGGCTACGTGGAAAAAGATGCTGTTGTTGTGAAACAGGATCCTCCGCATAGCATCGATGTTATGCGACAGAGGTCAGTGGAAGTCATCGGTGTTCCAGATTCAAAGCTTGTAAGCATTGAACTTTATGATGATCTTGCTCCAAAAACGCTTGATTTTTTCAGACATGCTATAGATCTCCAGTTCAAACCCGTTGGGGCATTGCCGGTCATGATGACCTACGAGAACACATATATATTCAAGGCGGAAAAGGCTGCGGAGAAATATAAGGAGATCATGCCTGAGAATGTTCCCGAAGGCAAGGTAAATGCAGGTGATATCGGTGTCACTAACCAGGCGGCTAAAAGACATGGAATGGTCGGTGTAAAACTGGACGATGATGATATGTTCGGTCCTACGGGTGAGAAGTTCCTGAGCACTAATATAATTGGTCATATTCTTGAACCTGAGAAACTCAAAGGGCTTAAGGATGGGGATGTTATGTACGTTATTGAAAGTAAGGGAAGTGATAATTGA
- a CDS encoding carboxymuconolactone decarboxylase family protein — protein MDIEKIREIIDKEPDEAVSDILEGVKERYGEIPYILEFMRDMPDLLLPKVMYDNSIMREFERLDPKTIELICIGVSSALRCDHCMNMHIRVANRLGLSKEEIFDAVLIAGAISNASVLAEGTRALDTEFNGKKCDGNDECDVCKIANHD, from the coding sequence ATGGACATTGAGAAGATCCGTGAGATCATCGATAAAGAGCCTGATGAGGCAGTTTCTGATATCCTGGAAGGCGTGAAGGAGCGTTACGGTGAGATCCCGTATATTCTGGAGTTCATGCGGGATATGCCGGATCTCCTTCTCCCCAAGGTAATGTATGACAATTCGATCATGCGTGAATTCGAAAGACTTGATCCGAAAACGATCGAGCTGATCTGTATTGGTGTTTCATCTGCTCTTCGGTGCGACCATTGTATGAATATGCATATTCGTGTGGCAAACAGGCTCGGACTTAGCAAAGAAGAGATATTTGATGCTGTTCTGATCGCTGGTGCGATTTCCAATGCATCTGTGCTTGCAGAAGGCACACGTGCCCTTGATACAGAGTTCAATGGCAAAAAATGTGATGGTAACGATGAATGTGATGTTTGTAAGATTGCGAATCATGATTGA
- a CDS encoding methanogenesis marker 15 protein: protein MSDKGDPVLVALVSCGSEYAGVQSELEKAASMLNAKLVYPEMDVATLDTIGMEFGLEVASPDLRLMMARAKAVVEGVSKVDGVFVTSCFRCAEAAIVRNELRRYIFEESGLPVISYSFTERTTAATLLTRLEALTTIARRKHLLARTKQNGITAGIDSGSTTTKAVVMKDNEIVGEGWVPTIKVLESAETALQQALDQSGLKKEDIQAIGTTGYGRFLVGEHFKADLVQEEITMNSKGAVYLADKQKGPATVIDIGGMDNKAISVQDGIPGMFTMGGICAGASGRFLEMTAKRLGVEITELGDLAIKGMGENVEMNSYCIVFGIQSLVNSLAKGSSPEDVAAAACHSVVEQIFEQQLQEVEVKEPLILVGGSSLIAGVPKALGDLLKIDVIVPPHSQLIGAVGAALLASGYVSE from the coding sequence ATGAGCGATAAAGGAGATCCGGTACTGGTAGCCCTTGTTTCCTGTGGAAGTGAGTATGCTGGGGTCCAGAGCGAGCTGGAAAAGGCCGCAAGTATGTTGAATGCCAAGCTTGTCTATCCTGAGATGGATGTTGCGACCCTCGATACCATCGGTATGGAGTTCGGGTTGGAAGTGGCAAGTCCTGACCTCAGACTTATGATGGCAAGGGCGAAAGCGGTCGTTGAAGGTGTTTCAAAAGTGGACGGTGTGTTCGTTACATCATGTTTCCGCTGTGCTGAAGCTGCGATCGTGAGGAATGAGTTGAGGAGGTATATCTTCGAGGAATCCGGTCTGCCGGTGATAAGCTATTCTTTCACTGAGCGTACCACTGCTGCGACACTGCTTACTCGTCTGGAAGCTCTGACAACCATTGCGAGAAGGAAACACCTGCTTGCGAGAACGAAACAAAACGGCATCACTGCAGGTATTGATTCCGGTTCAACTACTACCAAAGCGGTCGTTATGAAAGACAACGAGATCGTTGGTGAGGGCTGGGTGCCTACCATAAAGGTCCTTGAAAGTGCAGAGACTGCATTACAGCAGGCACTTGATCAGTCGGGTCTCAAAAAGGAGGATATTCAGGCGATCGGTACTACCGGGTACGGTCGTTTCCTGGTAGGTGAACATTTCAAGGCAGACCTGGTGCAGGAAGAGATCACAATGAACTCAAAAGGGGCTGTCTATCTTGCAGATAAACAAAAAGGACCTGCTACTGTTATTGATATTGGCGGAATGGACAATAAAGCCATTTCCGTACAGGATGGTATTCCAGGAATGTTCACCATGGGCGGTATCTGTGCCGGAGCATCAGGTCGTTTCCTTGAAATGACCGCTAAACGTCTCGGTGTGGAGATCACGGAACTTGGGGATCTTGCTATAAAAGGCATGGGTGAGAATGTTGAAATGAACAGTTACTGTATCGTTTTCGGTATTCAGTCCCTGGTCAATTCGCTTGCAAAAGGTTCCTCGCCGGAAGATGTCGCAGCGGCAGCCTGTCATAGTGTTGTCGAGCAGATATTCGAACAGCAACTGCAGGAGGTAGAGGTAAAGGAGCCTCTTATCCTCGTTGGAGGTTCCTCCCTTATCGCAGGTGTTCCAAAGGCCCTTGGTGACCTCCTGAAAATAGATGTCATAGTGCCACCGCATTCACAGCTTATTGGTGCTGTGGGCGCAGCCCTTCTGGCATCAGGTTATGTTTCGGAGTGA
- a CDS encoding presenilin family intramembrane aspartyl protease PSH, with translation MSSEKDTFKDYLPMFAMAGLILIVQVIALILASPMDELGMQAVENPESTANSFYYIGFILAFTFLLLLAIKRNMKWVIQLTILLAVGATIFYGFYPILYMLGISETLSSTVGIILAAALTIILYKFPEWYVIDIIGIIIGAAASAIFGISFGILPAIVLLSLLAVYDAISVYKTKHMIDLAEGVMDLKLPILFIIPKKRNYSFIKDGMKKEGEKDAFFMGLGDAVMPTVLVVSANVFIAHTGFISYPALGAVIGTLAGFIGLTIFVMKGKPQAGLPFLNSGVILGYIAGALLSGTPILG, from the coding sequence TTGAGTTCTGAGAAAGATACATTCAAAGATTATCTGCCAATGTTCGCAATGGCCGGGTTGATCCTAATAGTACAGGTCATCGCATTGATACTGGCATCCCCAATGGACGAACTGGGAATGCAAGCAGTAGAAAATCCCGAATCGACTGCCAATTCGTTTTATTATATCGGATTTATCCTCGCATTCACATTCCTGTTACTGCTTGCCATCAAACGCAACATGAAATGGGTAATACAACTAACAATATTACTTGCAGTAGGCGCCACCATATTCTATGGATTCTACCCGATATTGTATATGCTTGGGATAAGTGAGACATTGAGCAGTACAGTAGGAATTATACTCGCAGCTGCACTCACTATCATCCTTTATAAATTCCCCGAATGGTATGTTATAGATATTATCGGGATAATAATCGGAGCTGCTGCCAGTGCAATATTTGGAATATCATTCGGCATCCTGCCGGCTATTGTCCTATTATCGCTTCTTGCAGTATACGATGCCATATCGGTCTATAAGACAAAGCACATGATCGATCTTGCAGAAGGTGTGATGGACCTTAAATTGCCAATACTTTTTATCATCCCAAAGAAGCGGAATTACTCGTTCATAAAGGATGGGATGAAAAAGGAAGGTGAAAAGGATGCATTCTTTATGGGCCTTGGAGATGCTGTAATGCCTACCGTCCTGGTAGTATCTGCAAACGTTTTCATTGCCCACACAGGATTCATATCATACCCCGCCCTCGGTGCAGTAATAGGGACACTTGCAGGATTCATCGGGCTTACAATATTCGTCATGAAAGGAAAGCCACAGGCAGGACTTCCATTCCTGAACAGTGGAGTAATTCTTGGATACATCGCAGGCGCACTTCTATCAGGAACCCCAATTCTGGGTTAA
- a CDS encoding methanogenesis marker 5 protein: MAKVIIYPTNSLILSDMVERFGHEPLAMMEKIKEIINTIGVDSPPLNITPEGPKHGLKYAAVEVPAGVRGRMSLIGPMIDFAEAGIIVGDSSFSFGCMGCARTNELTKFLIREKDIPILEIQYPHTEEDGQDFVYKIADFLKSLPSGSDEK; this comes from the coding sequence TTGGCAAAAGTTATCATTTATCCTACTAACAGCCTGATCCTTTCCGATATGGTGGAGAGGTTCGGACATGAACCTCTTGCTATGATGGAGAAGATCAAGGAGATAATAAACACTATTGGGGTTGATTCTCCTCCTTTGAACATTACTCCTGAAGGGCCAAAACACGGTTTAAAATATGCTGCTGTGGAAGTGCCTGCAGGGGTTCGTGGAAGGATGTCCCTTATTGGCCCCATGATCGATTTTGCAGAAGCTGGCATCATCGTTGGCGATTCGTCTTTCAGTTTTGGATGCATGGGCTGTGCCCGTACCAACGAACTGACAAAGTTCCTTATCAGGGAAAAGGACATCCCAATACTTGAGATCCAGTATCCTCATACCGAGGAAGATGGGCAGGATTTCGTTTACAAGATAGCAGATTTCTTGAAGTCCCTGCCATCCGGGAGTGATGAAAAATGA
- a CDS encoding methanogenesis marker 17 protein: protein MEPLEIFTVETTVPSEAAAYESILKDIISELAFSRTIGRIKVRIRPEDSLFMMVILLRRGLPPIKAGEISDTEFDREHAKVVITVRDEKTIPQFLDRLWEQFGRQNVIQPERNIIEVASDLEIVDKFIAELIVDDPEKTIRERLADMAIRATPEGFRIRYHSLDSGKFVFVASEDTMQQDWIDEANVMMKELEGDDS from the coding sequence ATGGAACCTCTTGAGATATTCACTGTTGAAACTACGGTACCTTCCGAGGCTGCAGCTTATGAGAGCATCCTTAAGGATATCATCTCCGAGCTCGCATTCTCCCGAACCATAGGTAGGATAAAAGTGAGGATAAGGCCGGAAGATTCGTTGTTCATGATGGTCATCCTTCTTCGCAGAGGTCTTCCTCCTATTAAGGCAGGTGAGATCTCGGATACTGAGTTCGACCGGGAACACGCAAAGGTGGTCATCACTGTCAGGGATGAGAAGACCATTCCTCAGTTTCTGGACAGGCTTTGGGAACAGTTTGGAAGGCAGAACGTTATACAGCCAGAACGGAACATTATCGAGGTTGCTTCAGACCTTGAGATCGTGGATAAGTTCATCGCTGAACTTATCGTGGATGACCCTGAGAAAACGATTAGAGAAAGGCTTGCCGATATGGCGATACGCGCCACCCCGGAAGGTTTCAGGATACGTTATCATTCACTGGATAGTGGTAAATTCGTTTTCGTGGCGTCAGAAGATACGATGCAGCAGGATTGGATCGATGAAGCCAATGTTATGATGAAAGAACTGGAAGGGGATGATTCCTGA
- a CDS encoding HAD family hydrolase, whose product MQKNVAVVFDSAGTLLHMYRVAKDMGSGQIITGIDSTGLVAQRKGRALIVLHTEPSVVLSADHSMRVSDFIDEYGVTIAISCASDPFSVDEAYDIIKGSELRISDILQVVDMVKAQCPNIFYVAAGIIVDRNDYSVPYVLSTGGRLFHDTKDTIEKLEVRGVDVYIASGDSMRNLEQLAKCLSIPIDRVFDIATTREKERIILELKGKYEKVLMVGDGMNDILALRAADIGVMTIQQGDNRPEKLVNSANVIIDHIGEVVDLANSD is encoded by the coding sequence ATGCAAAAGAACGTAGCTGTGGTTTTTGATAGTGCCGGGACACTATTGCATATGTATCGTGTTGCAAAGGATATGGGGTCTGGTCAGATCATTACAGGCATAGATAGTACTGGACTTGTTGCACAACGAAAGGGGCGTGCTCTTATTGTTCTTCATACCGAACCCAGCGTTGTATTGAGTGCTGATCATAGTATGCGCGTTAGTGACTTTATCGATGAGTATGGGGTCACGATCGCTATCAGTTGTGCTAGTGATCCGTTTTCCGTTGATGAAGCCTATGATATTATTAAAGGAAGCGAACTGAGGATATCTGATATACTTCAGGTAGTTGACATGGTAAAAGCACAGTGTCCGAACATATTTTATGTTGCAGCCGGGATCATAGTGGATAGGAACGATTATTCTGTTCCTTATGTATTGAGTACGGGGGGACGTTTGTTCCACGATACAAAAGATACCATCGAAAAACTTGAAGTTCGCGGGGTTGATGTCTATATTGCTTCGGGTGACAGTATGCGCAATCTTGAGCAGCTTGCAAAATGTCTTTCTATTCCTATAGACCGTGTCTTTGATATTGCCACTACCCGTGAAAAAGAGCGGATTATCCTTGAACTTAAGGGGAAGTATGAAAAAGTTCTCATGGTGGGGGATGGGATGAACGATATTCTTGCTCTCAGGGCGGCTGATATTGGGGTGATGACCATACAACAAGGGGATAATCGCCCGGAAAAGCTGGTGAACTCTGCAAATGTTATTATAGATCATATTGGGGAAGTGGTTGACCTTGCTAACAGCGATTGA
- the atwA gene encoding methyl coenzyme M reductase system, component A2, producing the protein MSLFIEVKDLTITYDNVKVLKNINLNINEGEVIGILGRSGAGKTILMHALRGAEEYENISGSIIYHLARCDQCGHIDPPSKVGEPCRLCNHEYMKAFDADFVALSQHDHERRSVSKRIAIMLQRTFALYGDDQVVANVMNSLKEIGYTGPDAMSRAMELLEDVRLSHRLMHVARDLSGGEKQRVVLARQLVRNPMLLLADEPTGTLDPRTADIVHDVIEKAVKTYNMTMVITSHWSEVIEKLADKAIILEDGVIISEGEPCKVAKEFMGMVPSIKKHVKVPLGAPIIDVKNLVKKYISVTRGVIHAVNDISFDVKEGEIFGLAGTSGAGKTTTSEMLMGIVAPTKGVIQVRVGDEWVDMTIPGPDNRGRATKYMGILHQEYGLYTHRSIIDNLTESIGIDLPYELAVRKAIKTLITTGFSEEKAKSILPKMADDISEGERHRVALAQILMKEPTIIVMDEPTGTMDPITKIEVTRSILKARDEMGDTFVIVSHDMDFLHEVCDRVALMRDAKIVSIGEPGEVLSQLTEEERLFVAQEA; encoded by the coding sequence ATGTCATTGTTCATCGAGGTCAAAGACCTAACTATCACTTATGATAATGTGAAGGTTCTGAAAAATATCAATCTTAACATCAATGAGGGTGAGGTTATTGGAATTTTGGGGCGCAGTGGTGCAGGAAAAACAATTTTGATGCACGCTCTGCGAGGTGCTGAAGAATACGAGAATATTTCCGGTTCAATCATTTATCATCTTGCAAGATGTGACCAATGTGGTCACATAGATCCGCCAAGTAAAGTAGGCGAGCCTTGCCGTCTCTGTAATCATGAGTATATGAAGGCATTTGATGCGGATTTTGTAGCTCTGTCTCAGCATGATCATGAGCGGAGGAGCGTATCCAAGAGAATTGCCATCATGTTGCAGCGTACATTCGCCCTTTATGGCGATGATCAGGTAGTTGCAAATGTGATGAACTCTCTGAAAGAGATCGGATATACAGGTCCTGATGCGATGTCAAGGGCTATGGAACTTCTTGAAGATGTACGTCTGTCTCACAGGTTGATGCACGTTGCGCGTGATCTGAGCGGTGGAGAGAAACAAAGGGTGGTTCTTGCAAGACAGCTTGTGAGGAATCCGATGCTTTTGCTTGCGGATGAACCTACCGGTACACTCGATCCGAGGACTGCTGATATCGTTCATGATGTTATTGAAAAGGCTGTGAAAACTTACAATATGACCATGGTCATTACATCTCACTGGTCTGAGGTCATAGAGAAGCTTGCAGATAAGGCTATCATCCTTGAAGATGGTGTGATAATCAGTGAAGGTGAGCCTTGCAAGGTTGCTAAAGAGTTCATGGGCATGGTGCCCAGTATTAAGAAGCATGTCAAAGTTCCTCTTGGTGCTCCGATAATCGATGTCAAGAACCTTGTCAAGAAATATATCTCTGTAACAAGGGGCGTTATACATGCGGTAAATGATATCTCTTTTGATGTGAAGGAAGGTGAGATATTTGGTCTTGCAGGCACAAGTGGTGCAGGAAAGACCACTACATCTGAGATGCTCATGGGAATCGTTGCACCTACAAAAGGGGTTATTCAGGTCCGTGTAGGTGACGAATGGGTGGACATGACCATTCCAGGTCCTGATAACAGAGGTCGTGCAACTAAATATATGGGCATTCTTCATCAGGAATATGGGCTTTACACTCACAGGTCCATCATTGACAATCTAACTGAGTCAATAGGTATCGACCTACCTTATGAGCTTGCAGTACGCAAGGCCATCAAGACTCTTATAACGACTGGTTTTTCTGAAGAGAAGGCAAAGTCCATTCTTCCAAAGATGGCAGATGATATAAGTGAAGGCGAAAGGCATAGAGTTGCTCTTGCTCAGATCTTGATGAAGGAGCCTACCATCATTGTGATGGACGAACCTACTGGCACCATGGATCCGATAACAAAGATAGAGGTCACAAGGTCTATCCTTAAAGCACGTGACGAAATGGGTGATACGTTCGTTATTGTATCTCACGATATGGACTTCCTGCATGAAGTATGTGATCGCGTTGCATTGATGAGGGATGCTAAGATCGTATCGATCGGTGAGCCGGGAGAGGTGCTTTCTCAACTTACTGAAGAAGAACGTTTGTTTGTTGCTCAGGAAGCATAA
- a CDS encoding thermonuclease family protein, with the protein MNKRIASFLLLLFLVVSSGCVGSDTDAAPHPLEFVNVTEVIDGDTIVVSSGERVRLIGVDTPEAGEPYYSEAKQYMVHRVLGKVIGLEKDVSETDVYGRLLRYVWVENEMVNKELVLSGLAFSKAYSPDTHYQDIFDSAEVVAKKNGVGLWSAPVMAEDPVTISYLEAGRYIGQVITVEGTIVQTTKKDDAGIIFLNFHDPYEGYFTVVIWSDYWDRFSQDPVVMYEGKHVLVTGKVIEYKENPEIIVEAPSQIVIIQ; encoded by the coding sequence ATGAACAAACGAATTGCTTCTTTTTTGCTTCTCTTATTTCTTGTTGTGTCTTCGGGGTGCGTAGGATCGGATACTGATGCAGCACCTCATCCTCTCGAGTTCGTGAATGTAACGGAAGTCATTGACGGTGATACGATCGTTGTGTCTTCTGGTGAAAGGGTGCGGTTGATAGGAGTTGATACTCCTGAGGCGGGGGAGCCTTATTATTCTGAAGCAAAGCAATATATGGTGCACAGGGTTCTGGGCAAGGTTATAGGTCTCGAAAAGGATGTTAGTGAGACTGATGTATATGGAAGACTTTTAAGGTATGTCTGGGTGGAGAATGAAATGGTTAACAAAGAACTTGTCCTTTCAGGACTTGCTTTCTCAAAGGCCTACAGTCCGGATACGCATTATCAGGATATTTTCGATAGTGCGGAAGTGGTGGCAAAAAAGAATGGTGTCGGGCTCTGGTCGGCTCCTGTCATGGCGGAAGATCCTGTCACGATCTCATATCTGGAAGCAGGGCGCTACATCGGGCAGGTCATTACAGTTGAAGGTACGATAGTCCAGACCACAAAAAAGGATGATGCTGGGATCATTTTCCTTAATTTTCATGACCCTTATGAGGGTTATTTCACTGTGGTGATCTGGAGTGATTACTGGGATCGTTTTTCACAGGACCCCGTGGTCATGTATGAGGGAAAACATGTGTTAGTGACCGGAAAGGTGATCGAGTACAAAGAAAATCCTGAGATAATTGTTGAAGCACCTTCTCAGATCGTTATCATCCAATGA
- a CDS encoding methanogenesis marker 7 protein, with product MAAVLEPYIYEGGIHKHSLILELLEDLGGYLVQKTPASTEITLVMLIPKKDVHLVEDVCIKLLGKLTSAPLTGTEVAVVSPTLASHHLPHSACDIAEYLRRGGANTNMIGLARGMGRRVALSADYERRLINEHDVAVFSFGIFKDCIINKKPKLFEGIEIPIVVTGGPDIRTEEISGADIYVGGIGRVAHRMRKGPELDAMDVLNEKVGEIVNLKRESIAKDPLAVLPARLMKEVQEQVPVILSVLTPAPITLQLDGMRIKLPYDRYRDAVGNIEFDEGFLLSDVANILPSKMKDYILVKIKRRSEVANI from the coding sequence ATGGCAGCAGTACTTGAACCGTATATCTATGAAGGTGGGATTCACAAACATAGTCTGATCCTTGAGCTTCTGGAAGATCTTGGTGGCTATCTCGTTCAGAAGACGCCTGCTTCAACAGAGATCACGCTAGTTATGCTCATTCCGAAAAAAGATGTCCATCTGGTCGAGGATGTTTGTATAAAACTTCTTGGTAAGCTGACCTCGGCACCGCTTACGGGTACTGAGGTAGCGGTAGTGTCTCCTACACTTGCATCACATCATCTTCCACATTCTGCTTGTGATATTGCGGAATACCTCCGCCGTGGAGGGGCTAATACCAATATGATCGGGCTTGCAAGGGGGATGGGCCGAAGGGTTGCACTATCTGCTGATTATGAGAGAAGGCTCATCAATGAGCATGATGTTGCTGTTTTCTCTTTCGGGATTTTCAAAGATTGTATCATTAACAAGAAGCCAAAGTTGTTTGAAGGTATCGAGATACCTATAGTGGTGACCGGTGGGCCTGATATTCGGACTGAGGAAATTTCCGGGGCTGACATATATGTTGGTGGTATCGGGCGTGTTGCTCACAGGATGAGGAAAGGTCCTGAACTGGATGCAATGGACGTTCTGAACGAAAAGGTGGGTGAGATCGTAAATCTCAAGAGGGAAAGTATTGCAAAGGATCCGCTTGCAGTTCTTCCTGCAAGGCTAATGAAAGAGGTTCAGGAGCAGGTTCCTGTCATTCTGAGTGTGTTGACGCCTGCCCCGATCACGCTTCAGCTTGACGGCATGAGGATAAAACTACCTTATGATCGATACCGTGATGCTGTCGGAAATATCGAGTTCGATGAAGGCTTCCTCCTTTCGGATGTTGCAAACATCCTTCCTTCTAAGATGAAGGATTACATTCTTGTAAAGATAAAACGCAGGTCTGAGGTAGCAAATATTTAA